One Trichoderma asperellum chromosome 5, complete sequence genomic region harbors:
- the LXR3_1 gene encoding L-xylulose reductase yields the protein MAEMTNGAFKHDNSPVPNVDRVLPLFSLKGRTAIVSGAGAGIGLAVAEALAEAGANVAIWYNSNKQAEESAATIAKTYGVKCKAYQVNVTSAEAVDKAVAEIVKEFDGRLDVFVANSGIPWTKGAFIDGPADMARDVMSVNVDGVMWCAKSAGAHFRRQKEQGTTIDGKPLENYTTGSFIATASMSGSIVNIPQLQAVYNSSKAAVIHFCKSLAVEWVGFARANTVSPGYILTEISSFAPPETKKAWKDKTVMGREGHAGELKGAYLYLASDASSYTTGLDMIVDGGYSLP from the exons ATGGCGGAAATGACCAACGGCGCTTTCAAGCACGACAACTCCCCCGTCCCCAACGTCGACCGAGTGCTGCCCCTCTTTTCGCTCAAGGGAAGAACCGCAATTGTCTCAGGCGCCGGTGCTGGCATCGGCCTTGCCGTTGCAGAGGCTCTTGCAGAGGCCGGCGCCAACGTTGCCATCTGGTATAACAGCAATAAGCAGGCCGAGGAGTCGGCTGCAACCATTGCCAAGACGTACGGCGTCAAGT gcaaGGCGTACCAGGTAAACGTTACCTCGGCCGAGGCCGTCGACAAAGCCGTCGCGGAGATTGTCAAGGAATTCGATGGCCGCCTCGACGTCTTCGTCGCCAACTCGGGCATCCCCTGGACCAAGGGCGCCTTCATTGACGGCCCTGCCGACATGGCCCGCGATGTCATGTCCGTCAACGTGGACGGCGTTATGTGGTGTGCAAAGAGCGCCGGCGCTCATTTCCGCCGCCAGAAAGAGCAGGGCACGACAATTGACGGCAAGCCTCTCGAGAATTACACTACTGGAAGCTTCATTGCGACGGCCTCAATGAGCGGCAGCATCGTCAACATCccgcagctgcaggctgTCTACAACAGCTCCAAGGCGGCCGTGATCCACTTTT GCAAGAGTTTGGCCGTCGAGTGGGTTGGATTTGCTCGAGCCAACACCGTATCCCCTGGATATATCCTTACCGAGATCTCTTCCTTTGCGCCTCCGGAGACAAAGAAGGCGTGGAAGGACAAGACTGTCATGGG CCGCGAGGGTCACGCCGGAGAGCTAAAGGGCGCATACCTGTACCTGGCGAGTGATGCAAGCTCCTATACAACCGGCCTTGATATGATTGTCGACGGCGGCTACAGCCTACCATAA
- a CDS encoding uncharacterized protein (TransMembrane:2 (o35-53i65-86o)~MEROPS:MER0000864) codes for MNSRQDGYDTFYDDQVAARRQFYAREHAVNRTNDVAVLLTVVALLVTFLFKYISPDGSLEGAFSLIGNFLWDALVSILPAPLLFAIDSWMDPTTTSPMRDASKQSNHAAKSEALRRVMGLDRQDGVMNSVLRARTRALSMTGSVLGLKIDSDRPAGLGNRDNSCYQNSVLQGLASLHSMPDYLSACLKGAEEVGDGMEKNVAHTLRSLIADLNDVSNNGKTLWTPSLLKSMNTWTQQDAQEYYSKVLDDIEKGAALAAKNLASTTPLMGLEGGDYNSRDECSPSEHSDDSGYQSQSSSSRGDSKRAVRNPLEGLLAQRVACVQCGHSDGLSMIPFNCLTLSLGLDKNHHDLYDRLDSYSKVEEIEGVECPKCTLLKAQRLLTKLVERLESGGSKKEQLAEPLRRLEAVQTALDEDEFDEETIKDRCKITAQSRVNVTKTKQMVIARPPQSLAIHVNRSVFDPSTFNMIKNSAPVNFPMTLDLGPWCLGSAGKAKSTSEKGAGDDQDSEEEWQLHPMSSMVAGDLGESRLTGPIYELRAAVTHHGRHENGHYICYRKYPPSKPDDFNEVDEKHAVPPKETTDSIVDDDPTDPNSEEEAKGSSHSDRDSSWWRLSDQNVSQVNEETVMSLSPGVFMLFYECVDPSMILQSELKNQVMELTNIKAEVVMTKQDESEVDDATTLTPATTVASDMTKDEIGLLRTDAIEAELKAASEDILTKRISSIQV; via the coding sequence ATGAATTCGCGACAGGACGGGTACGATACCTTTTATGACGACCAGGTCGCAGCCCGTCGACAGTTTTACGCGCGAGAACACGCCGTTAATCGCACCAACGACGTTGCCGTTCTTCTTACTGTCGTCGCCCTTCTGGTGACCTTTCTGTTCAAATATATTAGCCCCGACGGATCGCTCGAGGGGGCTTTCTCGCTGATCGGCAATTTCCTATGGGACGCGCTCGTATCTATACTCCCTGCGCCGCTACTTTTCGCAATCGACAGCTGGATGGATCCCACTACAACCTCACCGATGCGCGATGCTTCGAAACAAAGCAACCATGCCGCGAAAAGTGAAGCCTTGCGGAGGGTGATGGGGTTGGATCGCCAGGACGGCGTTATGAACTCGGTGCTTCGCGCCAGAACAAGAGCCCTCTCTATGACGGGCAGTGTCTTGGGGCTGAAAATCGACTCAGATCGGCCGGCAGGATTGGGAAACAGGGATAACTCTTGCTATCAAAATAGCGTTCTCCAGGGACTGGCTTCGCTGCACTCGATGCCAGACTACCTCTCGGCGTGTCTCAAGGGCGCTGAAGAGGTTGGCGACGGCATGGAGAAGAACGTTGCGCACACGCTGCGGTCACTTATTGCAGATCTAAACGACGTGTCGAATAATGGGAAGACATTGTGGACACCCTCCTTGCTGAAATCGATGAACACATGGACTCAGCAAGACGCACAAGAGTACTATTCAAAAGTTTTGGACGATATCGAAAAAGGAGCGGCGTTGGCCGCCAAGAATCTGGCTTCTACTACACCACTCATGGGATTGGAGGGCGGCGATTACAACAGCAGAGATGAATGTTCTCCAAGCGAGCATAGTGACGATAGCGGCTATCAGAGCCAATCGTCAAGCTCCAGAGGGGACTCTAAAAGGGCTGTGCGAAATCCCTTGGAAGGACTTTTGGCGCAGCGGGTTGCCTGCGTCCAATGCGGCCATTCGGATGGGCTGTCTATGATTCCATTCAACTGCCTGACTCTCAGCCTTGGGCTTGACAAGAATCATCATGATCTCTATGATCGACTGGACTCGTACAGCAAGGTTGAGGAGATCGAGGGGGTAGAGTGCCCAAAATGTACCCTGCTAAAGGCGCAAAGGCTTCTTACTAAGCTGGTAGAGAGGCTGGAGTCGGGTGGCTCAAAGAAAGAACAACTGGCTGAACCTCTGCGTAGGTTGGAGGCTGTCCAGACAGctttggatgaagatgaatttGACGAAGAGACGATCAAAGATCGCTGCAAAATTACTGCTCAAAGCAGAGTCAATGTGACAAAGACGAAGCAGATGGTGATCGCGCGACCACCTCAAAGCCTGGCTATCCATGTGAATCGATCTGTCTTTGACCCATCCACTTTTAACATGATTAAAAACTCGGCACCTGTAAACTTCCCCATGACATTGGATCTGGGTCCATGGTGCTTGGGAAGTGCTGGCAAAGCGAAATCTACAAGCGAGAAGGGTGCTGGGGATGACCAAGACAGCGAGGAAGAGTGGCAGCTACATCCCATGTCCTCCATGGTCGCGGGAGATTTGGGAGAGTCAAGGTTGACGGGCCCTATATACGAGCTGAGAGCGGCTGTGACGCACCATGGGCGGCATGAGAATGGGCATTACATCTGTTATCGCAAATACCCGCCTTCCAAGCCAGATGACTTTAACGAAGTGGACGAGAAACACGCAGTTCCACCTAAAGAGACGACGGATAGCATCGTTGATGACGATCCAACGGACCCAAActcagaggaagaagccaaggGCAGCAGCCATAGCGACAGAGATTCGTCTTGGTGGAGGCTGAGTGATCAGAATGTGTCACAAGTCAACGAAGAGACGGTTATGAGCCTATCGCCAGGGGTATTTATGCTCTTTTACGAATGCGTCGACCCGTCTATGATTCTACAATCCGAGCTAAAAAACCAGGTCATGGAATTGACCAATATCAAAGCAGAAGTCGTCATGACGAAGCAGGATGAAAGTGAAGTAGACGATGCAACCACTCTGACTCCGGCAACGACTGTAGCTTCAGATATGACTAAAGACGAAATAGGGCTGCTAAGGACAGACGCTATAGAAGCTGAGTTGAAAGCAGCCTCTGAGGACATTTTGACCAAGAGAATTTCATCAATACAAGTCTGA
- a CDS encoding uncharacterized protein (EggNog:ENOG41~TransMembrane:11 (o24-43i55-74o94-119i126-143o149-170i177-199o211-231i243-265o271-291i298-316o351-369i)), with protein sequence MTVSSSNGGLIPMMEMIPSVKLNIPIWAHVINWMFFSNVTIIFNKWLIDTAGFKYPIILTCWHLVYATVATQILARTTTLLDSRRKFPVTGRLYLRTILPIGLLYSGSLICSNVVYLYLSVSFIQMLKAASPVAVLFASWSWGVAEPNLAKFLNVLVIVFGVAVSSFGEIQFSWTGFFFQIGGTTFEAVRVVMIQVMLSGEGLNMDPLVSLYYYAPVCAVMNFLIALVGEIPRFKLEDAAHAGYGMLFLNASIAFILNVASVFLIGKTSGLVMTLTGIFKSILLVVVSVLIWSTPITFLQAVGYTIALAGLSYYSLGYDQLASLGASAVSWTSDFFSTSGGAGHAMRSKRIIVVGLSSLVAMIVVLELTMSERGRRLLGGSSWHEGHRFRPDYGHQANHGTH encoded by the exons ATGACGGTCTCAAGTTCCAACGGCGGCTTGATTCccatgatggagatgataCCCTCTGTCAAGCTAAATATCCCCATTTGGGCGCATGTAAT AAATTGGATGTTCTTTTCGAATGttaccatcatcttcaataaGTGGCTGATAGACACTGCTGGGTTCA AATACC CCATCATCCTCACCTGCTGGCATCTCGTCTACGCCACCGTCGCAACTCAGATACTCGCTCGCACAACCACACTTCTCGACTCCCGCCGCAAATTTCCTGTTACGGGCCGCCTCTACCTGCGTACCATTCTTCCCATTGGCCTGCTCTACTCCGGCTCTCTCATCTGCTCCAATGTCGTGTATCTATATCTCTCCGTCTCCTTCATTCAGATGCTCAAGGCCGCCTCGCCAGTTGCTGTGTTATTCGCCTCCTGGTCCTGGGGTGTTGCCGAACCGAACTTGGCTAAATTTCTCAACGTCCTGGTTATTGTTTTTGGTGTTGCTGTCTCGAGTTTTGGAGAGATCCAATTTTCTTGGACGGGATTCTTTTTCCAGATTGGAGGAACCACGTTCGAAGCTGTTCGAGTCGTTATGATCCAGGTCATGCTTAGTGGCGAGGGACTCAACATGGACCCTCTCGTCAGCCTCTACTACTACGCGCCTGTCTGCGCCGTCATGAATTTTCTTATCGCGCTTGTTGGCGAAATTCCGAGGTTTAAACTAGAGGACGCCGCCCACGCTGGCTATGGAATGCTCTTCCTCAATGCCTCAATTGCTTTTATCCTGAACGTTGCCAGCGTATTCTTG ATCGGCAAAACGTCAGGTCTAGTCATGACTCTTACAGGCATCTTCAAAAGCATTCTGCTTGTTGTTGTCTCTGTACTGATCTGGTCAACCCCGATTACGTTCCTCCAAGCTGTGGGATATACCATCGCTCTTGCAGGACTTTCTTATTATTCCCTTGGATACGACCAGCTCGCAAGTCTCGGCGCATCAGCAGTTAGCTGGACAAGCGATTTTTTTTCAACCAGTGGAGGAGCAGGCCACGCAATGCGGTCAAAACGAATAATAGTAGTCGGCCTATCTTCATTGGTGGCTATGATTGTGGTCCTTGAGTTGACTATGAGTGAACGGGGGAGAAGGTTATTGGGAGGGTCTTCGTGGCACGAGGGCCATCGTTTCCGTCCAGATTACGGGCATCAGGCGAACCATGGGACCCACTAA
- a CDS encoding uncharacterized protein (EggNog:ENOG41), translating into MTTSAEQSNMASEPSSGPSPRKFKASELPLPSATRAAIESLAHSFKKEGAYDSIRKQVWDKFEASDYEAQVTKAILEVAEQEVERNPHQLLTLDRRKAAALIDGALERSGVYHKAEEVIGKLIDVEAIEQSIREIRRAEIGEQEASEEQKRGAKTDEDYAADTAAKQAERERVREELRQKEAAIEEEKRRIAKEERRREEKEREKAEIKRQEERDERRRKREKDREERERLRDLEREQRHKEREKRERDDRDADRERDRDRDRDRGRDRDRDRDRDRDRDRGRDRDRDRDHDRERDRDRDREGGNSRKENAVLPEELKEKMSKEDHERLEQEALADLLRESSKSTRTKLEMDIDSTLAPPPRKTGPASAINPIRRDSSKTAESRKPIDRRDSRSSMDAKPSGLREERRSSRSPSRAHDADHDRDKERDRSRQRDTDDRRRRDHRSDSPRRDRSRSRIRDRRDRSRSKLRRDRSRSRHRRDDRRERSRSRPKRDRSARSNSRRRVPSRSRARSTRRERSRSRVKSDRRDRSRDRSRDRRDRSRSHLRTDRRERSRSRAARRHRSRSRDSRRGVADSYYPTRSDARSPRRRSRDRSGDRDKDWDREKDHKDRDRDRDRERDRTRDRRSRSRSRPGSSTVPHAATKDELEEWKLEEVKKREKEAKAYLAAQKDAREKGLPIPGVDDKKNSGEKTLATRHKGDGQAVDRYAPGGRDERLRSRSRSNSRDRARYRERDNRDRDRDRDRDRDRRDRDRDRDRDRDRDRRDRDRVRSRERDRDRDRDRDRDRDRDRDRDRDHDRERDRDRRNRRDRSQSPRRERHRSRSRRRSRSR; encoded by the exons ATGACAACGTCTGCAGAACAGTCAAACATGGCCAGCGAGCCGAGCTCTGGCCCATCACCACGGAAATTCAAGGCATCCGAgttgccgctgccatctGCGACGCGAGCAGCAATTGAATCCCTGGCGCATAGCTTCAAAAAAGAAGGCGCCTACGATTCAATAAGGAAACAAGTTTGGGACAAGTTTGAAGCCAGC GACTACGAGGCTCAAGTTACAAAGGCAATTCTAGAGGTTGCAGAACAAGAAGTTGAGCGCAATCCGCATCAACTCCTGACATTAGACCGGAGAAAGGCTGCAGCACTGATTGACGGCGCGTTGGAAAGATCAGGCGTGTATCACAAGGCTGAAGAAGTCATTGGGAAGCTGATCGACGTCGAGGCAATCGAGCAGAGCATTCGAGAAATTAGGCGAGCAGAGATTGGCGAGCAAGAGGCCAGTGAGGAGCAGAAACGTGGAGCAAAAACCGATGAAGATTATGCTGCCGACACAGCTGCCAAGCAGGCCGAGCGGGAAAGGGTGCGGGAAGAGCTGAGGCAGAAGGAAGCAGCcattgaagaggaaaagaggcgTATCGCCAAGGAAGAACGCCGtcgggaagaaaaagagcgtGAAAAGGCTGAAATCAAACGCCAGGAAGAACGAGACGAGCGACGGAGGAAACGAGAGAAGGAtcgtgaagagagagagcgactGCGCGACTTGGAGCGAGAACAAAGACACAAGGAGCGAGAGAAGCGAGAAAGGGATGATAGGGACGCTGATCGAGAGAGAGATCGGGACAGAGACCGGGACAGAGGTCGAGACAGGGACAGGGACAGGGACAGGGACAGggacagagacagaggcCGCGACCGAGACCGAGACCGAGATCATGATCGTGAGCGCGACCGCGACCGCGACCGCGAAGGCGGAAATTCACGTAAAGAGAACGCGGTTCTGCCTGAGGAATTGAAGGAAAAGATGTCCAAAGAGGACCATGAGCGGCTGGAACAGGAAGCTTTGGCCGACCTTTTGCGTGAAAGCAGCAAGTCGACTCGCACAAAGCTCGAAATGGACATCGATTCCACCTTGGCCCCTCCTCCTAGGAAGACTGGCCCAGCCTCGGCCATCAACCCAATTCGAAGGGACTCTTCTAAAACTGCCGAGTCTAGAAAACCCATTGATAGAAGAGACTCGAGGTCGTCCATGGACGCGAAACCATCCGGATTGAGAGAGGAGCGTCGTTCTAGTAGAAGTCCGTCCCGAGCTCATGACGCGGATCATGATAGagataaagagagagatcGGAGCCGTCAAAGAGACACTGACGATCGACGTCGCCGTGATCATCGGTCTGACTCGCCAAGGCGAGACCGCAGTCGTTCCAGAATTAGAGATAGGCGGGATAGGAGCCGCTCAAAGCTGAGGAGGGACAGAAGCCGATCTCGCCACCGAAGGGATGACAGACGCGAACGTAGCCGCTCAAGGCCTAAACGTGACCGCTCTGCTAGAAGCAACTCACGACGGCGAGTCCCAAGTCGGTCACGGGCTCGATCTACTAGGCGAGAGAGAAGTCGTTCACGAGTCAAATCCGACCGCCGGGACCGTAGTAGGGATCGTAGCCGAGACCGTCGAGACCGCTCACGCTCGCATTTACGAACAGATCGACGAGAGAGAAGCCGTTCACGCGCTGCTCGACGACATCGCAGCCGGTCAAGAGATAGTCGTCGTGGTGTTGCAGATTCTTACTATCCTACTAGGTCGGACGCTCGGTCACCCCGTCGCCGCAGCCGTGATCGATCTGGCGATAGAGACAAAGATTGGGATCGAGAAAAGGATCACAAGGACCGGGACCGGGACCGAGACCGAGAAAGAGATCGTACGCGAGATCGACGGAGCCGATCGCGATCTCGCCCCGGTTCATCGACTGTGCCACACGCGGCCACCAAGGATGAGCTAGAAGAGTGGAAACTTGAAGAAGTCAAAAAGCGGGAGAAAGAAGCCAAGGCTTACCTGGCGGCTCAGAAGGACGCCAGAGAGAAAGGCTTGCCGATCCCCGGCGTTgatgacaagaagaacaGTGGTGAGAAAACACTTGCGACACGACACAAGGGTGATGGACAAGCAGTTGACAGATATGCCCCTGGAGGCCGGGACGAGAGACTTAGGAGCAGGTCGCGCAGCAACAGTCGGGACAGGGCCCGGTATCGCGAGCGAGACAATAGAGATCGAGATAGGGACCGGGACCGGGACCGGGACCGACGAGACCGCGATAGAGATCGTGACCGAGACAGAGACCGTGATCGAAGAGACCGTGACCGGGTCCGCAGCCGGGAGAGAGACCGAGATCGAGACCGAGACCGAGAtagagacagagacagagacagagaccGAGACCGAGATCATGATCGTGAGCGCGACCGCGACAGGCGCAACAGACGAGATCGAAGCCAATCGCCTCGCCGAGAGAGACATCGCAGCCGAAGCCGCCGTCGGAGTCGGAGTCGATGA
- a CDS encoding uncharacterized protein (TransMembrane:3 (o273-295i316-340o362-381i)), with translation MASLKAEPVNPLRPYYRPPTIEQQAEPVSIPSSNPFSGGNSYDVASGAKYASKAKHMLNDLDYKGLVGEPSPSVVESARELVDELIWKYMSVLIGQPFEVAKMILQARDQDEKAAFAVVAEPEATPAPHVSSRAGSAFDEDSDGDEPAYFTSNDPTIPNPWNQNQPQPEKRPSSRRTESPPLQSPTTLKKESVLPEHFLNLRRPDAILDVIGQLWQRDGAWGVWKGANATFLYTVLQSLLENWSRSFLSAVFNVPDLGVKDSIERVVDIASPYPWASLLVAAAAAVTTSLALAPLDLIRTRLILTNPFKGQRRTIASLRALPSYYCPPAIVAPTILHSLINPIFTLSTPLALKTKFMVTSELAPMTFSVAKFVASSVGILIKLPLETVLRRGQLSVLSEPEYLEALNGDEPALETIVPIGKYYGVFGTMYHIVTEEGNREIPPKPVVSKRGKLKTKNLQPTYKKGQGMEGLWRGWRIGWWGLVGLWGANMVGHGGDGEF, from the exons ATGGCGTCCCTAAAAGCAGAACCAGTAAATCCTCTACGGCCGTATTACCGGCCTCCCACGATTGAGCAGCAGGCCGAGCCGGTATCGATACCCAGCTCGAATCCGTTTTCTGGTGGCAACAGCTACGATGTGGCTAGCGGCGCCAAATACGCCTCCAAAGCGAAGCACATGCTCAATGATCTCGACTACAAGGGCTTGGTTGGCgagccatcgccatcagtCGTCGAAAGTGCCAGAGAACTCGTTGATGAGCTGATATGGAAGTACATGTCCGTGTTGATTGGGCAGCCTTTCGAGGTTGCCAAGATGATCTTGCAGGCTCGGGATCAAGATGAAAAAGCTGCCTTTGCCGTGGTTGCAGAGCCCGAGGCAACGCCTGCACCTCACGTATCAAGTCGAGCTGGCTCGGCATTTGAT GAGGATTCCGACGGGGACGAGCCGGCATACTTCACGTCCAACGATCCAACCATACCGAATCCCTGGAATCAGAACCAGCCCCAGCCTGAGAAGCGACCCAGCAGTCGGCGCACAGAGTCGCCTCCTCTGCAGTCTCCAACAACACTGAAGAAAGAATCCGTTCTTCCTGAGCACTTTCTAAATCTTCGCCGGCCCGACGCTATCCTCGACGTCATCGGGCAGCTATGGCAGCGAGATGGCGCATGGGGGGTATGGAAAGGGGCGAATGCAACCTTTCTGTACACCGTCTTACAGTCTTTGCTTGAGAACTGGTCAAGAAGCTTCCTGAGCGCCGTCTTCAATGTGCCGGACCTGGGGGTTAAAGACAGCATTGAGCGGGTTGTTGACATTGCGTCCCCGTACCCTTGGGCTTCGTTACTTGTGGCTGCCGCCGCGGCTGTCACAACTAGCCTTGCTCTTGCGCCTTTGGATCTCATCCGCACGAG ATTGATTTTAACCAACCCCTTCAAGGGACAGCGAAGGACGATTGCAAGCCTTCGAGCTCTTCCATCTTACTACTGCCCTCCCGCCATCGTCGCTCCTACCATCCTCCACTCACTCATCAACCCCATCTTCACCCTATCCACTCCCTTGGCTTTGAAGACCAAGTTTATGGTCACAAGCGAGCTTGCGCCCATGACATTCTCCGTTGCCAAGTTTGTTGCCTCTTCAGTTGGAATACTAATTAAGCTTCCACTGGAGACTGTTCTGCGCAGAGGTCAGCTCTCCGTGCTCTCTGAGCCTGAGTATTTGGAAGCTCTCAACGGCGACGAGCCGGCTCTAGAGACCATTGTGCCCATTGGAAAATACTACGGCGTTTTCGGTACAATGTACCACATCGTCACGGAAGAGGGCAATCGGGAGATCCCACCCAAACCCGTAGTAAGCAAGCGAGGCAAACTCAAGACCAAGAACCTCCAGCCGACATACAAGAAGGGTCAAGGTATGGAAGGTCTCTGGAGAGGATGGCGAATCGGCTGGTGGGGACTGGTTGGCCTTTGGGGAGCCAACATGGTTGGACACGGGGGCGATGGTGAATTCTAG
- the YAH1 gene encoding mitochondrial matrix iron-sulfur protein gives MSRTLSRSLARLSQVGFRPSANAPYKSFTSTNASLKCAPTLRALQSRQLPLSRRAFSTTPQRRHGHVTPPKAGEELWVTFIDKEGEEHKFAVSAGDNLLDIAQANDLEMEGACGGSCACSTCHVIVEGEDYYDKMPEPEDDENDMLDLAFGLTETSRLGCQVKMTKELDGLVVRLPSMTRNMQASDFQ, from the exons ATGTCCAGAACACTCTCACGAAGCCTGGCGAGGCTATCGCAAGTGGGATTCCGTCCCTCTGCGAATGCGCCGTATAAAAGCTTTACTTCCACCAATGCTTCGCTTAAATGCGCTCCTACACTCAGAGCTCTGCAATCTCGTCAGCTGCCTCTGAGTCGACGAGCGTTCTCCACAACACCTCAGCGGCGGCACGGCCATGTCACCCCGCCAAAGGCTGGCGAAGA ACTCTGGGTCACATTCATCGACAAAGAGGGCGAAGAACACAAATTTGCTGTTTCGGCTGGTGATAACCTACTCGACATTGCTCAGGCCAACGatttggagatggagggtgCCTGCGGGGGTTCATGCGCATGCTCGACTTGCCATGTCATTGTAGAGGGAGAAGATTACTATGACAAAATGCCCGAGcccgaagacgacgagaacGATATGCTGGATCTCGCCTTTGGCTTGACCGAGACTAGCCGTTTGGGCTGCCAAGTCAAGATGACAAAAGAGCTGGACGGCTTGGTCGTCAGGCTGCCTTCCATGACGAGGAATATGCAAGCCAGCGACTTTCAATGA
- a CDS encoding uncharacterized protein (TransMembrane:1 (i370-389o)~EggNog:ENOG41), protein MFGQYSLNSSPTDSNYRAPKLNHKKSRFGCQRCRMRRVKCNEAKPTCHHCERHRAQCIYDRLPLPRHGKSRESSPASSSRPLTSEARTSESGSDKQSPLSSVDMVDMVDEDAPESKQRRLLEARLMHLYLTETGPSLPIDDITRSVFANTIPKLALDSEALLYSIYALAAIHSCICKLDDTFDGLDVHRRYLAIAVHEHTKDIAELSELNFESVFLTTHLLRACTFAMLRFRNRSPYTPPLEWILTTGTTQALFTKAWDIIVAHPESIAARMVTSSPIIYDAEERFGESQRQGLEHILERDAEDEAYEPWDAEIQDAYATTLSYLGGVLQLLNPNSDRFNVNDARRRMVIFPMAVKKKFLDLMQEARPRAIVIMAYYFAILVIETTWWVGDVGTLEVQAIAESLPAKWLKMVEWPLRVVEAGTIMPL, encoded by the coding sequence ATGTTTGGCCAATATTCCCTAAACTCCAGCCCTACCGACAGCAACTACCGGGCACCGAAACTCAACCACAAGAAATCGCGATTCGGTTGCCAGCGATGTCGCATGCGTCGCGTAAAATGTAACGAGGCAAAGCCAACATGCCACCACTGTGAGCGCCATAGAGCACAGTGTATATATGATCGACTTCCACTTCCACGGCATGGAAAGAGCAGAGAATCgtctccagcatcttcatctcggcCCCTGACCAGTGAAGCCAGAACTTCTGAGAGCGGCTCTGACAAACAGTCTCCTCTGTCATCGGTGGACATGGTGGACATGGTGGATGAAGACGCCCCGGAATCAAAACAACGGCGACTTCTCGAGGCAAGATTGATGCATCTATATCTCACTGAGACCGGTCCCTCCTTGCCTATTGATGACATAACTCGTTCAGTCTTCGCCAACACGATACCCAAGCTAGCCTTAGACTCAGAAGCCCTGTTATATTCCATTTACGCTCTCGCAGCCATCCATTCGTGCATATGCAAATTAGATGACACTTTTGATGGGCTCGATGTTCATAGGCGATACTTGGCAATCGCTGTTCACGAACATACAAAGGATATCGCCGAGCTCAGCGAGTTGAATTTCGAAAGCGTGTTCCTTACAACGCACTTATTGCGCGCCTGTACGTTTGCCATGCTGCGATTCCGAAATCGTTCGCCATATACTCCTCCTCTTGAGTGGATATTGACAACGGGGACGACGCAAGCCCTCTTCACTAAAGCCTGGGACATCATTGTGGCTCATCCGGAATCAATCGCGGCGCGCATGGTGACGAGCTCGCCAATCATATACGATGCTGAGGAAAGATTCGGCGAGAGCCAACGACAAGGCCTAGAACATATCCTGGAGCGGGATGCCGAAGACGAAGCGTATGAGCCGTGGGATGCAGAGATCCAGGACGCGTATGCGACGACACTCAGCTACCTCGGAGGGGTTCTGCAGTTGTTGAATCCCAACAGTGACAGGTTCAACGTCAACGATGCAAGGAGGAGAATGGTCATTTTCCCCATggctgtgaagaagaagtttcTCGACCTTATGCAGGAGGCTCGTCCGCGAGCTATAGTGATTATGGCATACTACTTTGCAATTCTCGTCATTGAGACGACGTGGTGGGTTGGCGACGTGGGGACGCTGGAGGTGCAGGCCATTGCCGAGAGTCTGCCAGCCAAGTGGCTGAAGATGGTAGAGTGGCCATTGCGAGTGGTAGAAGCTGGAACCATCATGCCGCTATAA